A region from the Sandaracinus amylolyticus genome encodes:
- a CDS encoding DUF962 domain-containing protein, with the protein MRTLGDHLSSYASYHRDRRNIVTHFVGIPVIVLSVAALLARAAIDVGAVSISAATVVAIATCGFYVALDRRFGLVMSVLMSLAVWGGTAIAAQSFGVWLGVSLGLFVIGWAVQFVGHGFEGKKPAFVDDLIGLAVGPLFLVAEIAFALGLRDDVRREVERRAGPTRARTVAIAR; encoded by the coding sequence ATGAGGACGTTGGGTGACCACCTCTCGAGCTACGCGAGCTATCACCGCGATCGCCGCAACATCGTGACGCACTTCGTCGGCATCCCGGTGATCGTGCTCAGCGTCGCGGCGCTGCTCGCGCGCGCCGCGATCGACGTGGGCGCGGTCTCGATCTCGGCGGCGACGGTGGTCGCGATCGCGACGTGCGGGTTCTACGTCGCGCTCGATCGCCGGTTCGGTCTCGTGATGAGCGTGCTGATGTCGCTCGCGGTGTGGGGCGGCACGGCGATCGCCGCGCAGTCGTTCGGGGTGTGGCTCGGCGTGTCGCTCGGGCTCTTCGTGATCGGCTGGGCCGTGCAGTTCGTCGGGCACGGCTTCGAGGGCAAGAAGCCCGCGTTCGTCGACGATCTGATCGGCCTCGCGGTCGGGCCGCTCTTCCTGGTCGCCGAGATCGCGTTCGCGCTCGGGCTGCGCGACGACGTGCGGCGCGAGGTCGAGCGCCGCGCCGGACCGACCCGCGCTCGCACCGTCGCGATCGCGCGCTGA
- a CDS encoding APC family permease, giving the protein MTHARGRRISARTATMLVIASTIGTGAFTTTGLLLDDLGGAMPVMIVWALGGVLAMCGALAYGELTAAMPENGGEYALLSRIYHPAVGFVSGWISLVVGFSAPMAAAAIAFGAYLEPLVPGVDSKLWAIGLILVFSGVHATGARGGARFQDAITALELGLVALLAIVGLALGEPSRALELGRGSLGGLATSGRLAVGLVWVSFSYTGWNAVAYVAGEVKDPERTLPRALLGGTAVVTCLYVALNAAFLASAPPSVLAGEVDVAQVAARHLLGPEVGVVVGAVVAVGLATTVGAIAITGPRVYEQMGLDHPRLAWLTTSRAGARGPVRASVLQTGIALALAATATFDALLTYIGFTLAISNALTLAGVFVMRAREPAMSRPYRAWGHPWTTAVAIALSVWMTVHTLWQRPIAALVGLATIVIGLLLYVVLSERSDLGGRVTRAA; this is encoded by the coding sequence ATGACGCACGCGCGCGGTCGGCGGATCTCGGCGCGCACCGCGACGATGCTCGTCATCGCGAGCACGATCGGCACCGGCGCGTTCACCACGACCGGGCTCCTGCTCGACGATCTCGGCGGCGCGATGCCGGTGATGATCGTGTGGGCGCTCGGCGGCGTGCTCGCGATGTGCGGCGCGCTCGCGTACGGCGAGCTCACCGCGGCGATGCCGGAGAACGGCGGCGAGTACGCGCTGCTCTCGCGCATCTACCACCCTGCGGTGGGATTCGTGAGCGGATGGATCTCGCTCGTCGTCGGCTTCTCCGCGCCGATGGCCGCGGCCGCCATCGCGTTCGGCGCGTACCTCGAGCCGCTCGTGCCCGGCGTCGACTCGAAGCTCTGGGCGATCGGTTTGATCCTCGTCTTCTCGGGCGTGCACGCGACCGGCGCGCGCGGTGGTGCGCGGTTCCAGGACGCGATCACGGCGCTCGAGCTCGGCCTCGTCGCGCTGCTCGCGATCGTCGGGCTCGCGCTCGGTGAGCCGTCGCGCGCCCTCGAGCTCGGCCGCGGATCGCTCGGTGGGCTCGCGACGAGCGGTCGGCTCGCGGTCGGGCTGGTGTGGGTGAGCTTCAGCTACACGGGGTGGAACGCGGTCGCGTACGTCGCGGGCGAGGTGAAGGACCCGGAGCGAACGCTGCCGCGCGCGCTGCTCGGCGGGACCGCCGTGGTCACTTGCCTCTACGTGGCGCTCAACGCGGCGTTCCTCGCCAGCGCGCCCCCGAGCGTGCTCGCGGGGGAGGTCGACGTCGCGCAGGTCGCGGCGCGGCATCTGCTCGGTCCCGAGGTCGGCGTCGTGGTCGGCGCGGTGGTCGCGGTCGGGCTCGCGACCACGGTCGGTGCGATCGCGATCACCGGGCCGCGCGTGTACGAGCAGATGGGGCTCGACCACCCGCGGCTCGCGTGGCTCACCACGTCGCGCGCTGGCGCGCGCGGGCCGGTGCGCGCGAGCGTGCTGCAGACCGGCATCGCGCTCGCGCTCGCGGCGACGGCGACGTTCGACGCGCTGCTCACGTACATCGGGTTCACCCTCGCGATCAGCAACGCGCTCACGCTCGCGGGGGTGTTCGTGATGCGCGCGCGCGAGCCCGCGATGTCGCGTCCCTATCGCGCGTGGGGCCACCCGTGGACCACCGCGGTCGCGATCGCGCTGAGCGTGTGGATGACGGTGCACACGCTCTGGCAGCGTCCGATCGCGGCGCTCGTCGGGCTCGCGACGATCGTGATCGGGCTGCTGCTCTACGTGGTGCTCTCGGAGCGGAGCGACCTCGGAGGTCGCGTCACGCGCGCGGCGTAG
- a CDS encoding GNAT family N-acetyltransferase, producing MQITMRPAVREDEAFLWQMLTHAASMDAPLEEAIASAKIDPSLEGYVRAWGTRDGDVGVIACSHDGAALGAAWVRAGKPGVPGAIVAPGIAELAIATRPEARGLGLGTRMLEALVVAARAHHREIVLSMRETNPAIRLYERAGFVLEREIVNRVGGRSFAMRRAIA from the coding sequence ATGCAGATCACGATGCGCCCCGCGGTCCGCGAGGACGAGGCGTTCCTCTGGCAGATGCTGACCCACGCGGCGTCGATGGACGCACCGCTCGAGGAGGCGATCGCGTCCGCGAAGATCGATCCGAGCCTCGAGGGCTACGTGCGCGCGTGGGGCACGCGCGACGGCGATGTCGGCGTGATCGCGTGCAGTCACGACGGCGCCGCGCTCGGCGCGGCGTGGGTGCGCGCGGGCAAGCCCGGCGTGCCGGGCGCGATCGTCGCACCGGGCATCGCGGAGCTCGCGATCGCGACGCGCCCCGAGGCGCGCGGGCTCGGGCTCGGCACGCGCATGCTCGAAGCGCTCGTCGTCGCGGCGCGCGCGCACCATCGCGAGATCGTGCTCTCGATGCGCGAGACCAACCCCGCGATCCGGCTCTACGAGCGCGCGGGGTTCGTCCTGGAGCGCGAGATCGTGAATCGCGTCGGTGGCCGCTCGTTCGCGATGCGACGCGCGATCGCATGA